A single window of Hirundo rustica isolate bHirRus1 chromosome 16, bHirRus1.pri.v3, whole genome shotgun sequence DNA harbors:
- the DBNDD2 gene encoding dysbindin domain-containing protein 2 isoform X3: MEQPQRNLDAEQMQQQQLKLRDRQKFFEEVFQHDVDFFFPMSHLQIEHRRPPLGSISSMEVNVDMLEQMEVLDLSDQDTVDVFLGCGTEESSAAGSLPGADASQCPEEITLPVPNAAESKSRISSTSSASTDLNSLDTSEEGAETPVVQSDEEDLQEDSPKEQVLGS; this comes from the exons ATGGAGCAGCCCCAGCGGAACCTGGACGCAGAacagatgcagcagcagcagctgaaactACGGGACCGGCAGAAGTTCTTTGAGGAGGTTTTCCAGCATGATGTGGATTTCTTCTTCCCAATGTCTCACCTGCAGATAGAGCACCGGAGAC CCCCCTTAGGCAGCATTTCCTCCATGGAGGTGAACGTGGACATGCTGGAGCAGATGGAAGTGCTGGACCTGTCAGACCAGGACACTGTGGATGTGTTTCTGGGCTGTGGGACAGAGGAGAGCAGCGCTGCTGGGTCTCTGCCAG GGGCAGATGCCAGCCAGTGCCCAGAGGAGATCACCCTGCCAGTGCCCAACGCAGCTGAGAGCAAGTCTCGCATTTCCTCCACGTCCTCTGCCTCCACGGATCTGAACAGCCTGGACACCAGCGAGGAGGGGGCCGAGACCCCCGTGGTGCAGTCGGATGAGGAGGACCTGCAGGAGGACAGTCCCAAAGAGCAGGTGCTGGGAAGCtag
- the DBNDD2 gene encoding dysbindin domain-containing protein 2 isoform X1 codes for MSGPGAQSRSRRLPADMEQPQRNLDAEQMQQQQLKLRDRQKFFEEVFQHDVDFFFPMSHLQIEHRRPPLGSISSMEVNVDMLEQMEVLDLSDQDTVDVFLGCGTEESSAAGSLPGADASQCPEEITLPVPNAAESKSRISSTSSASTDLNSLDTSEEGAETPVVQSDEEDLQEDSPKEQVLGS; via the exons ATGTCGGGGCCCGGGGCGCAGAGCCGCAGCCGGCGGCTGCCCG CTGACATGGAGCAGCCCCAGCGGAACCTGGACGCAGAacagatgcagcagcagcagctgaaactACGGGACCGGCAGAAGTTCTTTGAGGAGGTTTTCCAGCATGATGTGGATTTCTTCTTCCCAATGTCTCACCTGCAGATAGAGCACCGGAGAC CCCCCTTAGGCAGCATTTCCTCCATGGAGGTGAACGTGGACATGCTGGAGCAGATGGAAGTGCTGGACCTGTCAGACCAGGACACTGTGGATGTGTTTCTGGGCTGTGGGACAGAGGAGAGCAGCGCTGCTGGGTCTCTGCCAG GGGCAGATGCCAGCCAGTGCCCAGAGGAGATCACCCTGCCAGTGCCCAACGCAGCTGAGAGCAAGTCTCGCATTTCCTCCACGTCCTCTGCCTCCACGGATCTGAACAGCCTGGACACCAGCGAGGAGGGGGCCGAGACCCCCGTGGTGCAGTCGGATGAGGAGGACCTGCAGGAGGACAGTCCCAAAGAGCAGGTGCTGGGAAGCtag
- the DBNDD2 gene encoding dysbindin domain-containing protein 2 isoform X2, with the protein MSKEKASMNADMEQPQRNLDAEQMQQQQLKLRDRQKFFEEVFQHDVDFFFPMSHLQIEHRRPPLGSISSMEVNVDMLEQMEVLDLSDQDTVDVFLGCGTEESSAAGSLPGADASQCPEEITLPVPNAAESKSRISSTSSASTDLNSLDTSEEGAETPVVQSDEEDLQEDSPKEQVLGS; encoded by the exons atgagcaaagaaaaagcaagcatGAATG CTGACATGGAGCAGCCCCAGCGGAACCTGGACGCAGAacagatgcagcagcagcagctgaaactACGGGACCGGCAGAAGTTCTTTGAGGAGGTTTTCCAGCATGATGTGGATTTCTTCTTCCCAATGTCTCACCTGCAGATAGAGCACCGGAGAC CCCCCTTAGGCAGCATTTCCTCCATGGAGGTGAACGTGGACATGCTGGAGCAGATGGAAGTGCTGGACCTGTCAGACCAGGACACTGTGGATGTGTTTCTGGGCTGTGGGACAGAGGAGAGCAGCGCTGCTGGGTCTCTGCCAG GGGCAGATGCCAGCCAGTGCCCAGAGGAGATCACCCTGCCAGTGCCCAACGCAGCTGAGAGCAAGTCTCGCATTTCCTCCACGTCCTCTGCCTCCACGGATCTGAACAGCCTGGACACCAGCGAGGAGGGGGCCGAGACCCCCGTGGTGCAGTCGGATGAGGAGGACCTGCAGGAGGACAGTCCCAAAGAGCAGGTGCTGGGAAGCtag